GCCTCAGTTGACGTGTAAGCACTTCAACTTTGAAAAGCACATCTAAACACCTCAATTGATCCAGATAAAAAACAAGAAATATATTTAGAAACATTTGTGGTCAAACGACACCTTAATAAaatgttttataattttatgtttgaccaatttataattattcaatttataagcatatttggtttgatcCATATTTTATCCCTAATACATTTTGTAAGTCTCAAAGTAACATATAGTAATACACATTAGAAAAATTAGAGACTATGTGATTACGAAATAATACTACTAATAAGGCAAAGATGAGAGGAGGAGGCTAGCCTCTGCCTCTTCTCACGGAAGTGCGATAACACTCGATCACTTACTTACTGTCTACACTAATTCTCGATCTCCATATCTTTCTATCTATGATTTATGTCctcaataagttaaagttgcgTCATGTCCTATTTAATCCTCCCCCTTCCCTCCGCTCCCCATTTTTTTttctacctctacctctcctaACTTTTGCTACAACCACCCGCTCATACCTCATTATTGGTGCATCTGCACATCTCATCTTCACATGTTTGAATTATTTCAGTCTTGCTGCCCTCATCTTGTCTATCATGGAAGCGACTCTTATCTTATCCAGTATAACTTCGTTCTTAATCATATatctcctagtatgcccacacatcatCTTAGCATCCTAATAATTGCTACCTTTATCTTCTTCTGTACGTGAGCATTTTTACTAGTCAATACTCCGCCTCATACAATAAGTTTGACAaacaccactttgtagaacttactCCTTAAATCTTGGCGACATGTTCTTAACGCATAGTACTTCGGAGGTGAGCCTCATTTCACCCACCATGCTCCAATACGATGTGcaacatcatcgtcaatctctgTGTTTCCTAGGATTATgcacccaagatacttgaagctTAGACTCTTGGGTATGACTCAAGCATCAATCTTCACTTCATTTCTGCCTCATATGTTAcatcactaaacttgcacttcTAGTGATTTGTTTTAATCCTGGTTAATCTAAAACATTTAGACTCTCGGGCCTATCTCTAAACTTCTAGTCCATCGTAAACTTCACCACGCATCTTGTCAATCAATATTATGTCATCTGCAAATAACTACCACGAACTATTTGTTATTTAAAGTTGaggaacattttatttttaaagcaAAGTTAAAAAGTGTAAATAATTATTACccatttattttaaattttaaatattataataagcAATTTCTTGTTTTAAGCAATAACTATCCAACATTTTCAATGTGTAAAGTGTGATTTTCTATGAAGAAATTAATCAGAGTcgtttttctaatattttcttcatcaaattAATTCCCCTTACTATAAGATGAAAAACATTATTTATTTACACAACAGCACATTTAGTAACAAATATAGTTAATACTTATTACTTAGCAATATTATACCTTTTAACATAAAGAATATCCCTTTTGTGTCTATTGAGGTGTagctaaaatttaaaattcataatttgaattttaattctttaaaattatcGGAttgtaaattaataatttatacataGTTAATAGAGtctttaatataaatttaaaatttagatcaAAACTACTAAAATTGGCCTAATCCTTAACCAAAGAGCTAGCTCCACCCATTACCTGTCAAAGTAAACTTATGTTTCTGTCATCATTTGAtcagtaataaaaataatgagaaaTTTGATCGTATGATTTTTGATCTAGTGATAAGAACTTAGATATTGTGGTTAGACATATATCACTGACTCAAGCTACTGTAAATAATAAATCTGATATTTACGTGAAAAGGAATGTATAAACAAACTCATCATCCACCAAATTTTTGATTTGATGTATTTGAATCGATcatctttcggaaacaacctcttatCTTCATGAGGTAAGTATAAGGTCTACATACACTCTATCCACTCCAGATCCTGCTTAGTGTAATTTCACCGggtatattattgttattgcaTTATCCACCAAATTTTGAACGATGCACTGTTAACaaatcttttattaaaagaaaagagcaATTTGTCCATTTACAAAACCTATAGAGGAAAAAGACAACATTACAATGAACTCCAGGGGGCCAACAGCAAAAAATAAAGCAATCAAAAAATCAGCACACTTTTTAAACGCATGCCACAAAGCACGAAAGCCAAACAGAGACATTCCATTTCAGTTCCTCAAAACCCTTAACTTCTTCTCGCcggagaaaaaattaatttcgcCGGATAAATCTCCGGCATGGCAGCGAACCAACCGGAGGGCTATGCCGATGATTTCCTCGAGCAAATTCTCGCGATTCCTTCCTACTCTGGCTTACCGGTAGCTGACGTTGGCACTCCATCAGAGACGACGTCGTTTACCTCGGCGGCTGCCGTATCTCATCTTAACTCTGCCGCTGCTGGTGGCCTACATCAACCTTTGTTTCCGTTGGGATTAAGCTTGGATAACGGCCGTGATGACGTCAGCGACGCTGGTGCTTATGCAGTGAAGCatgtaagttttttttaaaaaaaaattaatttttgcgaTTGGCATTTTCCAATTTTGACAATATTTATGAAGGAAAATTGACGAATTTaactttcttttttgtttattaTGCAGGAAAGAGAAGGAATAAATATCGGAAATTTATATGCAGGTCTAGAACACTTGCAATCTCATGCAGTTCGTCATTCTGTGCCTTCTGTTCACCATGTCCAGGTTACTCACTGTCTTTATGTGTGTgtgtgattttttattttattttttttgttgtgaaAGTTATTGCTAAAACTTTTTTCTACAGAATTGTTCATTATTATTCTCCAATACAAATAATGTTTCGACATAAATAGCTGGAAATGTAAAATTGAGTTCATTTCAGTTTTCATGtgttgattctttttttttctaattaaaaaaaaaattgtgatagGTTTCAGGGTGTAGTGTGTTGTGTACAGTTAGTTTTGTAGTGACTTGAAACAGGTCCCTGTGAAGTGTTGCTATTGTTTCTGATGATGATTGAGGAATTAATGTgttttaaagaatgataaaatgtcTTTAAAACGTGCCTATTCTAAATTTAACTTGTGACTGAATTTTTTCCGGCATCTTCTATCCTTTTTGTTATATTCCTTATTGACTTGTAAATATTGCAATTATTTAGACCGCATAAGGATTTTGCTTCCTGAAGTTTTATGAGAGACAACTTTGTCGTCAAGCCCTTTGTAGACTATGCTTAAATGATTAAAATTTGGAACCTGAAAGCTAAGTGCATATACAAAACTGTAGCCAGTGATCTGTATGAAGCTAGTCCAGAATCTGTCTATACACAAGTTTGATACCCCTTGCCTACAAGGAAAGATTATGTATATATCTATAAATACTCCTCTAAAGATGGTGGTATTCGAGCCAACTTGTGATCACTTGACTATTCGATTGGATATTTGCTTATCTTCCTCCAATACAAGTATCGAGGAACTCTATCCACCAATGTTTGTACAGTTAGGAAGAAATTACCTAGTGCTTTTTGCCTCCACGGGATTTGAACCTTAGACCTCGTGGAGTCATGGTTCTTCTCCTCCCTCGTTGAtcactaggccacacccttgggtATTTGGTATTGCATCCATTATTCTGTTTAATTTATCTTAATTTTCGAAGTCTAATTAGTTGTATgatttgagccgagggtctatccgAAACAACCTCTCTGCCCTaaaaaggtaggggtaaggtttgcgtacactcaccctccccagacctcacttgtgggattatactgagtatgttgttgtaattAGGTTTATATGATTCGTGCTTGGTAACTATGATTTGGATTATGTTTCTTTAAGACGAACATGGCCTTCTTTGTCAATGAGGGGAGTATATAATTACTGCATTTGTCTAGCTTATAACTTCTCTTGGCTTCTTGTAGCCTTTTCAAGGCCCACCAACAACGAGCACAACTGTAACTGTACCGCACCCACCTTCAATTCGTCCCAGGGTTCGAGCTCGAAGGGGACAAGCCACAGATCCACATAGCATTGCTGAGAGGGTAAGCAGATTGATGTAGCATGCTATGTAGATAAGTTTCGCAAAGACAAACGTGAATCACATAGTATAATGCAAGGTATTATGAGAGTCCTCTAGAAACAAGTGGTACTAAATAATGATCTGTCTCTTTTGCAGctgagaagagagaggatatCAGAAAGAATAAAGGCTTTGCAGGAACTGGTACCCAGCTGCAATAAGGTGTGTTGCAGTGTCTAGTTGCCTGCCACAAGTTTTATTTTCGTGAATAGTGTATTTCTTTACTCATTGCAAATGTCATACTTAAGTTCTCTAAAACACGAGGTCTTATGTTTACAAATGATagtaattttacttttttgtcTCATCATGGCCATAAAATACCGATACGTAAAAGTAAAGCAGGTATAAGATGAATCATCTTGTAGGCAAATACTTGCAGTGGAGTGTGTCTGGTTGtttaatttactattttctagTTGTCGGGCTTTTGGGATTAGCGTTTAGCTTGATTGCTGATTTTCACTTTGATTGGGATTTTCGAAATTGGACTGTCTTAATTATTCAGCATCTAATATCAATGTTAGATTGGTCCCTTTTATATAGAGTGAAATTATAAAGGATGTGGCAGCTTGGagtattgaaattttatttttctcttgcCAGACAGATAGGGCTGCTATGCTTGATGAGATTCTGGACTATGTGAAGTTCTTAAGGCTTCAAGTTAAGGTAATATGTCATTTTTTAACGTTGATTATACTAGCTAACTTAGTCGTTCACTCTATCACAATTATTCCTTTCCATATGATTCGATCCTCAATTTAAAATTGTTGGAACCATTATCATTTATTTATTCCTGTAGAGCTCGCTAATTCATCTTGACCATCATGTTCTCAAGGACACTTCCTTGCTAGGGGTTTGGTGGTTTTGAATCATGTGGTGTTCTGGTTGTGGGTTTTCAAATTGTGGTTAACTATCTTATCCATGTTACGTATCTTGAGCTATGTTTTAGCTTGATTTCATGGGAAATAGTTGCCTTATTAGTTTAATATTAAGAACAGGTTAACGGTTTTGCTTGTATACTAATTTCAGTTTACAAATAAGTATATTTCTGTATCTCCTGGGTAATTTGAAAGTAATTCTCTTCCTGGCCTGTTCTACCAGCTACTCCCCTGGTCCCTATTTACATACACTTCCTATTTTGGTTTGACATCATTCTGCTAATCATATTTTTCAGAGATGCTTTTTAAATCCTTTGAACcaatcaaattcaattttttgattttttttattgaacttaACCTTTCAAATACTCttttgatatgtttttcttCTACTACTAGTATGATATTCAAATCAAACTAATATTTTGGTTCCATTTCAAGTAG
This DNA window, taken from Solanum dulcamara chromosome 3, daSolDulc1.2, whole genome shotgun sequence, encodes the following:
- the LOC129883083 gene encoding transcription factor UNE12-like, which produces MAANQPEGYADDFLEQILAIPSYSGLPVADVGTPSETTSFTSAAAVSHLNSAAAGGLHQPLFPLGLSLDNGRDDVSDAGAYAVKHEREGINIGNLYAGLEHLQSHAVRHSVPSVHHVQPFQGPPTTSTTVTVPHPPSIRPRVRARRGQATDPHSIAERLRRERISERIKALQELVPSCNKTDRAAMLDEILDYVKFLRLQVKVLSMSRLGGASAVAQLVADVPLQSVEGDSGESRSNQHIWDKWSNADTELEVAKLMEEDVGAAMQYLQSKSLCIMPISLAALIYPTQQQDEQSLVKPESAAPS